The proteins below are encoded in one region of Pseudonocardia sp. DSM 110487:
- a CDS encoding serine hydrolase, with product MNISSWVTAMLVAAMTACGVDQDTDQRAELQRDADAIRDLGVTGVQARLIMENGEHVVVTSGVADTVGNGPVDPDGYFRIGSDTKPFVATVALQLMGEGKLALDDTVEEHLPGVVSGNGNDGSLITIRHLLQHTSGIHDDYPGFDTPEQYREGRFDPYPPGELVARAMSHPPDFVPGTRWAYSNTGYLLLAMIIERVTGRQWHEEADARIARPLGLEHTFFPGDTPGLPTPHARGYQRFVPGGELVDVTELIDWNASGGLISSTADLNLFFRALLDGTLLEPAFLAEMQRTVPVDEQVEQLWPGGRYGLGLRMRPLPCGGVYWGHGGGGSGYMTEDGITSDGRRGVVVSMSSTLSDSFESLVRQQQAADALVEHALCA from the coding sequence ATGAACATCTCATCGTGGGTGACGGCGATGCTGGTCGCCGCCATGACGGCCTGCGGCGTCGACCAGGACACCGATCAGCGGGCCGAGCTGCAGCGCGACGCCGACGCCATCCGCGACCTCGGCGTCACCGGCGTGCAAGCCCGGCTGATCATGGAGAACGGCGAGCACGTGGTCGTCACGAGCGGCGTCGCCGATACCGTCGGCAACGGGCCGGTCGACCCCGACGGGTACTTCCGGATCGGCAGCGACACGAAGCCGTTCGTGGCCACGGTGGCGCTGCAGCTGATGGGCGAAGGCAAGCTCGCCCTCGACGACACCGTGGAGGAGCACCTGCCGGGAGTGGTGTCCGGTAACGGCAACGACGGCAGCCTCATCACCATCCGGCACCTGCTGCAGCACACCAGCGGCATTCACGACGACTACCCCGGTTTCGACACGCCCGAGCAGTACCGGGAAGGGCGGTTCGACCCCTACCCGCCGGGGGAGCTGGTGGCGCGTGCCATGAGCCACCCTCCGGACTTCGTGCCCGGGACGCGCTGGGCCTACAGCAACACCGGTTACCTGCTGCTCGCGATGATCATCGAGCGGGTCACCGGTCGCCAGTGGCACGAGGAGGCCGACGCACGGATCGCGCGGCCGCTCGGCCTCGAGCACACGTTCTTCCCCGGCGACACGCCCGGTCTTCCCACCCCGCACGCCCGCGGTTACCAGCGGTTCGTGCCCGGCGGCGAGCTGGTGGACGTCACCGAGCTCATCGACTGGAACGCGTCGGGCGGTCTGATCTCCTCCACCGCCGACCTCAACCTGTTCTTCCGCGCTCTGCTGGACGGCACGCTGTTGGAGCCTGCGTTTCTGGCCGAGATGCAGCGGACGGTGCCGGTCGACGAGCAGGTGGAGCAGCTGTGGCCGGGCGGCCGCTACGGGCTGGGCCTGCGGATGCGGCCGCTGCCGTGCGGCGGTGTCTACTGGGGCCACGGCGGCGGCGGATCCGGGTACATGACCGAGGACGGCATCACGTCGGACGGGCGGCGCGGCGTGGTCGTGTCCATGTCCAGCACGCTCTCGGATTCCTTCGAGAGCCTCGTCCGCCAGCAGCAGGCTGCCGACGCGCTGGTCGAACACGCCCTATGTGCTTGA
- a CDS encoding ABC transporter ATP-binding protein: MAGIELDRVSKVYPDGTRAVTDLSIDVMDGEFLVVVGPSGCGKTTALRMIAGLERISDGEVRIDGEVVNTVPARDRDVAMVFQSYALYPHLTVFDNIAFGLTLRKMPRDVVERRVREVAEVLELTEHLRRKPRHLSGGQRQRVAMGRAIVREPRAFLMDEPLSNLDAKLRVQMRAQIARIQRDLGVTTVYVTHDQTEAMTLGDRVAVMRTGELQQIASPQELYDEPVDMSVAAFIGSPAMNMVIAEFDVDDDGRATVAFGGHRLVVPEIVLRRRPALVGYAGRRLVLGIRPEDMDDAAVVDGPDGTTLDSVVDLVEAMGADVMVHFPIDAEQARTEEHETLDRESGRLRAAGGGALLVGRFSPRTRIFEGQPITVRVDTEGLHFFDRGTGLSIRR, encoded by the coding sequence GTGGCGGGCATCGAGTTGGACCGCGTCAGCAAGGTCTATCCCGACGGCACGCGCGCGGTCACCGACCTGTCGATCGACGTCATGGACGGCGAGTTCCTCGTGGTGGTCGGCCCGTCCGGCTGCGGCAAGACCACCGCGCTGCGGATGATCGCCGGGCTGGAGCGGATCAGCGACGGCGAGGTGCGCATCGACGGCGAGGTCGTGAACACGGTGCCGGCCCGCGACCGGGACGTGGCGATGGTGTTCCAGTCCTACGCGCTCTACCCGCACCTCACGGTGTTCGACAACATCGCGTTCGGCCTCACGCTGCGCAAGATGCCGCGTGACGTCGTCGAACGCCGCGTCCGCGAGGTGGCCGAGGTGCTGGAGCTCACCGAGCACCTGCGGCGCAAGCCCCGCCACCTGTCCGGCGGCCAGCGGCAGCGGGTGGCGATGGGGCGGGCGATCGTGCGCGAGCCGCGCGCGTTCCTCATGGACGAGCCGCTGTCGAACCTCGACGCGAAGCTCCGCGTGCAGATGCGTGCACAGATCGCCCGGATCCAGCGCGACCTGGGGGTCACCACGGTCTACGTCACGCACGACCAGACGGAGGCGATGACGCTCGGCGACCGGGTCGCGGTCATGCGCACGGGCGAGCTGCAGCAGATCGCGTCCCCGCAGGAGCTCTACGACGAGCCGGTCGACATGTCGGTGGCCGCGTTCATCGGGTCGCCCGCGATGAACATGGTGATCGCCGAGTTCGACGTCGACGACGACGGCCGGGCCACGGTCGCATTCGGCGGGCACCGGCTCGTCGTGCCGGAGATCGTGCTGCGCAGGCGGCCCGCGCTCGTGGGCTACGCCGGCAGGCGGCTCGTACTCGGTATCCGGCCGGAGGACATGGACGACGCCGCGGTCGTCGACGGCCCCGACGGCACCACACTCGACTCGGTGGTGGACCTGGTGGAGGCGATGGGCGCCGACGTGATGGTGCACTTCCCCATCGACGCCGAGCAGGCCCGCACCGAGGAGCACGAGACGCTCGACCGGGAGTCCGGCCGCCTGCGCGCGGCGGGCGGCGGGGCCCTGCTCGTCGGCCGGTTCAGCCCGCGCACCCGGATCTTCGAGGGCCAGCCGATCACGGTCCGCGTCGACACAGAGGGCCTGCACTTCTTCGACCGTGGCACCGGCCTCTCGATCCGGCGGTGA
- a CDS encoding response regulator transcription factor — protein MRVVIAEDNVLLAGGLELLLASKGFEVAAVTGDGAAFLDAVDTHRPDVNIVDVRLPPSFRDEGIHAALAARSRHPGLPVLVLSQYVEREYARELLADPGGGLGYLLKDRVSRVGEFTDALRRVAGGGTALDPEVVAQLLAGPRREPIGRLSPREREVLALMAEGHDNTTIARRLVVTENAVHKHIGNIFTKLDLAPSDGGHRRVLAVLAYLNR, from the coding sequence GTGCGGGTCGTGATCGCCGAGGACAACGTCCTGCTGGCAGGCGGACTGGAGCTGCTGCTGGCCAGCAAGGGGTTCGAGGTCGCCGCCGTTACCGGGGACGGCGCCGCCTTCCTCGATGCCGTCGACACCCACCGGCCCGACGTCAACATCGTGGACGTCCGGTTGCCGCCGTCCTTCCGCGACGAGGGCATCCACGCCGCACTGGCCGCACGCAGCAGACATCCCGGCCTCCCGGTGCTGGTGCTGTCGCAGTACGTGGAGCGGGAGTACGCGCGGGAGCTGCTGGCGGATCCGGGCGGTGGCCTTGGCTACCTGCTCAAGGACCGCGTCAGCCGGGTGGGCGAGTTCACCGACGCCCTGCGCCGCGTGGCAGGGGGTGGCACCGCGCTCGACCCGGAGGTGGTCGCCCAGCTCCTCGCCGGGCCCCGTCGGGAGCCGATCGGACGCCTCAGCCCGCGCGAGCGCGAGGTGCTCGCCCTCATGGCGGAGGGGCACGACAACACCACGATCGCCCGGCGGCTGGTGGTCACCGAGAACGCCGTGCACAAGCACATCGGCAACATCTTCACCAAGCTCGACCTGGCGCCGTCCGACGGCGGCCACCGCAGGGTCCTCGCCGTGCTCGCCTACCTGAACCGCTGA
- a CDS encoding HAMP domain-containing sensor histidine kinase, which produces MQRLVVRLILATVAAAVAAVTATALVVHLLDERDRLRTASETDLAALVSLAEVTSDREALLRGIARTPAGREGRLAVHVDGTTVGSSQLAPRAVIPPAEVPFEGGTVVVRAAGAATVEVFVPGLAPGSAELGLAALLLGVGALAAAAGAVLAARRVRPVVAELAELAAGTEAIGHDDDHPPAPRPTAVPETAAIATALASLTARFAEARSRERKLAADLSHRLRTPLTALALDAGGIGDGPAAERVRQTVASLENDVDALIRATPTTDGPARCDVAEVVRRRMAFWSALAQHGGRPCTLVAEPPAVIALSADDLAAVVDALLGNVFRYTPAGAPFAVTVVRHAGWVSLVVDDAGLGVSDPAAALSRGVSMGGGTGLGLPIARDAVEATGGTIHVERAALGGARIRLRFAEARSST; this is translated from the coding sequence GTGCAGCGCCTCGTCGTCCGCCTGATCCTCGCGACGGTCGCTGCCGCCGTCGCGGCCGTCACGGCCACGGCGCTGGTCGTGCACCTGCTCGACGAGCGCGACCGGTTGCGCACCGCGTCGGAGACCGACCTCGCGGCGCTCGTCAGCCTCGCCGAGGTCACGTCGGACCGCGAGGCCCTGTTGCGCGGCATCGCGCGCACGCCGGCGGGCCGTGAGGGCAGGCTCGCCGTGCACGTCGACGGCACGACGGTCGGATCGTCCCAGCTCGCTCCTCGGGCGGTGATCCCACCTGCCGAGGTGCCGTTCGAGGGCGGGACGGTGGTGGTCCGGGCCGCGGGCGCGGCCACCGTCGAGGTGTTCGTGCCCGGCCTCGCGCCCGGGTCGGCCGAGCTGGGGCTCGCGGCGCTGCTGCTCGGCGTGGGCGCGCTGGCCGCGGCCGCGGGTGCCGTCCTGGCGGCCCGCCGGGTGCGTCCGGTGGTCGCCGAACTGGCCGAGCTCGCCGCGGGCACCGAGGCGATCGGGCACGACGACGACCATCCACCGGCGCCCCGTCCGACGGCGGTGCCCGAGACCGCTGCCATCGCCACTGCCCTCGCTTCGCTGACGGCGCGGTTCGCCGAGGCCCGCAGCCGCGAACGCAAGCTGGCCGCCGACCTGTCGCACCGCCTGCGCACCCCGCTCACCGCGCTGGCCCTCGACGCGGGCGGGATCGGCGACGGCCCGGCCGCGGAACGCGTGAGGCAGACCGTCGCCTCACTGGAGAACGACGTGGACGCGCTCATCCGCGCCACGCCCACAACCGACGGGCCCGCCCGCTGCGACGTGGCCGAGGTGGTGCGGCGCCGGATGGCCTTCTGGTCGGCGCTCGCCCAGCACGGCGGCCGGCCGTGCACGCTCGTCGCCGAACCCCCCGCCGTGATCGCGCTGTCCGCGGACGACCTCGCCGCCGTCGTCGACGCGCTGCTGGGCAACGTCTTCCGCTACACCCCCGCCGGCGCCCCGTTCGCCGTCACGGTGGTCCGCCACGCCGGGTGGGTCAGCCTCGTCGTGGACGACGCGGGGCTCGGCGTCTCCGACCCGGCCGCCGCGCTGAGCCGGGGCGTGAGCATGGGCGGCGGCACCGGACTCGGCCTCCCCATCGCCCGCGACGCGGTGGAGGCGACCGGCGGCACGATCCACGTCGAGCGTGCGGCGCTCGGCGGAGCCCGGATCCGGCTCCGGTTCGCCGAGGCCCGATCAAGCACATAG
- a CDS encoding ABC transporter ATP-binding protein codes for MDTGLFALLARGRRVRLAGLGALLVVSSAAPLAGPQLLRAFIDEAVAGRPLSLLALIAACYVVVSFVQQGLGVAVAQVSGHLAWGATNDLRHRVARHVLGLDLSFHERRSPGELIERADGDITALASFVSSFLVQAVGSVLTLVGVLVAVLVEDWRVGLGLAGFAVVAGATIGRLRRSTVPTATERRAALAALFGEIEERLGGAEDLRANGGGGFAVRRFQSALGHLVRVSRRASLASRTNWIVTLAVFAAGGVLSLVAGTALLHAGAITVGTVYLLFRYTDMTREPLERIFEQLPKVQEAIAGYSRVGQLLAERPAVPDDGRSTLPAGPLAVVLDGVGFAYRKGHPVVDGLSLTVEPGTVLGVVGRTGSGKTTLSRLLLRLLDPDEGTLRIAGTDLRDVRIEELCSRVALVTQDVQLFGASLRDNLTVFGAHDGGDAEMVDLLDGLGLGHWYRALPSGLDTFLGPGGAGVSAGEAQLIAFARVFLRDPGLVVLDEATSRLDPASEARIERAVDRLLVGRTAILIAHRLGTLDRADRILVLERGRVVEHGARRELVDDPASRFAGLLAMTSGSGLR; via the coding sequence GTGGACACCGGACTCTTCGCCCTACTCGCCCGCGGCCGCCGCGTGCGGCTCGCCGGTCTCGGTGCTCTCCTGGTCGTGAGCTCGGCGGCCCCGCTCGCCGGCCCGCAGCTGCTGCGCGCCTTCATCGACGAGGCCGTCGCGGGCCGGCCGCTGTCGCTGCTGGCGCTGATCGCCGCTTGCTACGTCGTGGTGTCGTTCGTCCAGCAGGGCCTCGGCGTCGCGGTGGCGCAGGTGAGCGGCCACCTGGCGTGGGGCGCCACGAACGACCTGCGGCACCGGGTCGCCCGGCACGTGCTCGGGCTGGACCTGTCGTTCCACGAACGGCGCTCGCCCGGCGAGCTGATCGAACGGGCGGACGGCGACATCACGGCGCTGGCGTCGTTCGTGTCGTCCTTCCTCGTGCAGGCGGTCGGCAGCGTCCTGACGCTGGTCGGCGTCCTGGTCGCCGTCCTCGTCGAGGACTGGCGGGTCGGGCTGGGCCTCGCCGGGTTCGCCGTGGTGGCCGGCGCGACGATCGGACGGCTGCGGCGATCGACCGTTCCGACGGCCACCGAACGCCGGGCCGCACTGGCGGCGCTCTTCGGCGAGATCGAGGAGCGCCTCGGCGGTGCGGAGGATCTGCGTGCGAACGGTGGTGGCGGGTTCGCGGTGCGGCGGTTCCAATCCGCGCTCGGCCACCTCGTCCGCGTCTCCCGGCGGGCCTCGCTCGCCTCCCGGACCAACTGGATCGTCACCCTCGCCGTCTTCGCGGCGGGCGGGGTGCTGAGCCTGGTGGCCGGAACCGCGCTCCTGCATGCAGGCGCGATCACGGTGGGCACCGTGTACCTCCTGTTCCGGTACACCGACATGACTCGCGAGCCGCTGGAACGGATCTTCGAACAGCTCCCGAAGGTCCAGGAGGCGATCGCCGGGTACAGCCGCGTCGGGCAGCTGCTCGCCGAACGGCCCGCGGTGCCCGACGACGGCCGGTCGACGCTGCCCGCGGGCCCGTTGGCCGTCGTGCTGGACGGCGTCGGCTTCGCCTACCGGAAGGGGCATCCGGTTGTCGACGGGCTCTCGCTGACCGTCGAGCCCGGCACCGTCCTCGGGGTCGTGGGGCGAACGGGGAGCGGGAAGACGACCCTGTCGAGGCTGCTGCTGCGGCTGCTCGACCCCGACGAGGGCACGCTGCGCATCGCCGGAACCGACCTGCGTGACGTGCGTATCGAGGAACTGTGCAGCCGGGTCGCCCTCGTCACGCAGGACGTTCAGCTCTTCGGGGCCTCGCTGCGGGACAACCTCACCGTGTTCGGAGCGCACGACGGCGGCGACGCCGAGATGGTCGACCTCCTCGACGGGCTCGGGCTCGGCCACTGGTACCGGGCCCTGCCGTCGGGCCTCGACACCTTTCTCGGGCCCGGCGGGGCCGGGGTCTCGGCGGGGGAGGCGCAGCTGATCGCGTTCGCGCGCGTGTTCCTGCGCGACCCGGGACTGGTGGTCCTCGACGAAGCCACGTCGCGGCTGGATCCGGCGAGCGAGGCGCGCATCGAGCGGGCCGTCGACCGGCTGCTCGTCGGGCGGACCGCGATCCTGATCGCCCACCGGCTCGGGACCCTCGACCGCGCCGACCGGATCCTGGTCCTGGAACGGGGCCGGGTCGTCGAGCACGGCGCGCGACGTGAGCTGGTCGACGATCCGGCATCCCGCTTCGCGGGGCTGCTCGCGATGACCTCGGGGAGCGGGTTGCGATGA
- a CDS encoding ABC transporter ATP-binding protein: MTSTWRLAGHLARYRPWTFLLSFAFFAAASSSMLLIGWLLQQIFDALTGGRPAGAGVHGLIAVLAAVELARIAAHWGGVVRVCYLEQLRGLLRLNMLRAQMASGGSRPGTLPASSGEAISRFRDDVDDFVGFLDIALFVAGELLFAAGAVAVMVTIDPLIAISVVLPLETVVFSTRMASRQIRRRRTAHRRATAAATGLLGEMFGAVLAVKTAHAGDRIVNRLVEHNERRRRTGLRDQLVTQLLDTFSRVTVHLSTGLVLLLAIPAMRSGGFTVGDLALFASYVGTLVAMPRYTGKLLAGHRQAGVAVERMAALLPATSAAPLVTHRPLFDGEPPAPTPLRAGGALQTLEVRGLTAVHPGSERGVRGVDMTLVRGGFTVITGPAGAGKTTLLRALLGLMPVRGGVVRWNGEPVEDLAGFLVPPRCAYVPQVPRLFSESLRDNLLLGIDDADLATAVHDAVLDDDVAAMPDGPATELGRRGVRLSGGQVQRAAIARALVRRPELLVLDDVSSALDVHTERQLWDRLLAGRDRTLLVVSNRPATIGRADQVIHLAGRVAPALSSGGRVAPARQGRRVSRPHAGLGVGGLDTGRRWGAVPTRPPGISA; encoded by the coding sequence ATGACCTCGACGTGGCGCCTTGCCGGTCACCTCGCCCGGTACCGCCCGTGGACCTTCCTGCTGTCGTTCGCGTTCTTCGCGGCGGCGAGCTCGTCGATGTTGCTGATCGGGTGGCTCCTGCAGCAGATCTTCGACGCGTTGACGGGCGGCCGGCCGGCCGGCGCCGGCGTCCACGGGCTCATCGCGGTGCTGGCCGCGGTGGAGCTCGCCCGCATCGCCGCCCACTGGGGCGGTGTGGTGCGGGTCTGCTACCTCGAACAACTGCGCGGGTTGCTGCGCCTCAACATGCTGCGGGCCCAGATGGCGAGCGGCGGTTCCCGTCCCGGGACCCTGCCCGCATCGTCCGGCGAGGCCATCAGCCGCTTCCGGGACGACGTCGACGACTTCGTCGGGTTCCTCGACATCGCGCTCTTCGTCGCGGGCGAGCTGCTGTTCGCCGCCGGGGCGGTCGCGGTGATGGTGACGATCGACCCCCTGATCGCGATCTCCGTCGTGCTGCCACTGGAAACGGTCGTGTTCTCCACCCGGATGGCGAGCCGGCAGATCCGCAGGCGCCGCACAGCCCACCGGCGCGCGACGGCGGCGGCGACGGGCCTGCTCGGTGAGATGTTCGGCGCCGTGCTCGCGGTCAAAACCGCGCACGCGGGCGACCGGATCGTGAACCGTCTCGTCGAGCACAACGAACGCCGCCGCCGTACCGGTCTGCGCGACCAGCTCGTCACGCAGCTGCTCGACACGTTCAGCCGCGTGACGGTCCACCTGAGCACCGGGCTGGTCCTGCTGCTGGCGATCCCCGCGATGCGCTCGGGCGGGTTCACCGTCGGCGACCTCGCGCTGTTCGCGAGCTACGTCGGGACGCTCGTGGCGATGCCGCGCTACACCGGCAAGCTGCTCGCGGGCCACCGGCAGGCGGGGGTCGCCGTCGAACGCATGGCCGCGCTCCTGCCGGCGACCTCGGCGGCCCCGCTGGTCACCCACCGGCCGCTGTTCGACGGTGAGCCGCCCGCCCCGACGCCCCTTCGGGCCGGCGGAGCGCTCCAGACCCTGGAGGTGCGGGGCCTGACCGCCGTGCACCCGGGCTCGGAGCGCGGGGTACGTGGGGTCGACATGACGCTGGTCCGGGGAGGTTTCACCGTCATCACTGGCCCGGCCGGTGCCGGCAAGACGACGTTGCTGCGTGCGCTGCTCGGGCTCATGCCCGTCCGAGGTGGTGTGGTCCGGTGGAACGGGGAGCCGGTCGAGGACCTGGCCGGTTTCCTCGTGCCGCCGCGGTGCGCCTACGTGCCGCAGGTGCCGCGGCTGTTCAGCGAGTCCCTGCGGGACAACCTGCTGCTCGGCATCGACGACGCCGACCTGGCGACGGCCGTGCACGACGCGGTGCTGGACGATGACGTCGCCGCCATGCCGGACGGGCCGGCCACCGAGCTGGGCCGCCGCGGCGTGCGGCTGTCCGGCGGGCAGGTGCAGCGGGCCGCGATCGCGCGGGCACTGGTGCGCCGGCCGGAGCTGCTTGTCCTCGACGACGTCTCCAGCGCGCTGGACGTGCACACCGAACGGCAGCTGTGGGACAGGCTGCTCGCGGGCCGCGACCGCACGTTGCTCGTCGTCTCGAACCGGCCGGCGACGATCGGCCGGGCCGACCAGGTCATCCACCTCGCAGGTCGAGTAGCGCCGGCCCTCTCCTCCGGTGGTCGAGTAGCGCCGGCCCGCCAGGGCCGGCGCGTATCGAGACCACATGCCGGTCTCGGTGTTGGTGGTCTCGATACGGGCCGGCGCTGGGGCGCCGTCCCTACTCGACCACCGGGCATCTCGGCGTGA
- a CDS encoding sensor histidine kinase, translated as MARRWSDLWRGTGYLLAGLGSALVTLVALPLLAIPVLARGWAGWHQERAGRLLSTSIGPCPGLPRDLAWLPVHVAAGGAVGGAAVFGVGNVLVGAFATPLWWLFPDGDPLRLLLEIPVTSWGAALVLGPAQVLVFGGLTGWLVPPLARAHARLCLAVLSPSALAKRVEVLTTTRAGVLDAHGAELRRIERDLHDGTQARLVAIALRLGVARESLTDDPELVARLLKEAHEGAEDAMTELRGVIRTMYPPILADRGLAGAVTALATGAGVPTAVEIGDLGEVPAAVEAAAYFVAAEALTNAARHAHATSATVRMIRTGGMLTVEVTDDGAGGADETRGTGITGIRHRAAALDGSARISSPAGGPTVVTVELPCGS; from the coding sequence GTGGCGAGACGGTGGAGCGACCTGTGGCGCGGCACCGGCTATCTGCTGGCCGGCCTCGGATCGGCGCTGGTGACACTGGTCGCGCTGCCGCTACTGGCCATCCCCGTGCTTGCGCGCGGCTGGGCGGGCTGGCACCAGGAGCGGGCGGGCAGGCTGCTCAGCACCTCCATCGGCCCGTGTCCCGGCCTGCCGCGCGATCTCGCATGGCTGCCGGTGCACGTCGCGGCCGGCGGCGCGGTCGGCGGCGCCGCTGTCTTCGGCGTGGGGAACGTACTGGTCGGCGCGTTCGCGACGCCCCTGTGGTGGCTGTTCCCGGACGGCGACCCGCTGCGGCTGCTGCTGGAGATCCCGGTCACGAGCTGGGGCGCCGCCCTGGTACTGGGGCCGGCGCAGGTCCTCGTCTTCGGGGGTCTCACCGGCTGGTTGGTTCCGCCGCTGGCCCGCGCGCACGCCCGGCTGTGCCTCGCGGTGCTCTCCCCGTCGGCGCTCGCCAAGCGGGTCGAGGTGCTGACCACGACCCGCGCCGGCGTGCTGGACGCGCACGGCGCCGAGCTGCGCCGTATCGAGCGCGACCTGCACGACGGCACGCAGGCCCGGCTCGTCGCCATCGCGCTGCGCCTCGGCGTGGCCCGCGAGTCCCTCACCGACGATCCGGAACTCGTCGCCCGGCTCCTGAAGGAGGCCCACGAAGGGGCCGAGGACGCCATGACCGAGCTCCGTGGCGTGATCCGCACGATGTACCCGCCGATACTGGCCGACCGCGGGCTCGCCGGTGCCGTGACCGCACTGGCCACCGGCGCCGGAGTGCCGACCGCCGTCGAGATCGGGGATCTGGGCGAGGTCCCCGCCGCGGTCGAGGCGGCCGCCTACTTCGTGGCCGCAGAGGCGCTCACCAACGCCGCCAGGCACGCCCACGCCACCAGCGCCACCGTCCGCATGATCCGCACCGGCGGGATGCTGACCGTGGAGGTCACCGACGACGGGGCAGGCGGCGCCGACGAGACCCGCGGCACCGGGATCACCGGGATCCGCCACCGTGCAGCCGCGCTGGACGGCAGCGCGCGGATCAGCAGCCCGGCGGGCGGGCCGACGGTCGTGACGGTGGAGCTGCCGTGCGGGTCGTGA
- a CDS encoding response regulator transcription factor, whose translation MALVLLVEDDHAVRRAMTEALRDAGHVVQPVGTALDALGTVSKDHDLVVLDLSLPDLDGVKALPMLRGVNKDVPVIIATARTDEATLVQLLNEGADDFIAKPFSSNVLTARVGAVLRRSKVAAPDDDEPIKVADLVIDEVRRVVTLGGNPVDLSRRLFDLLAYLAARCGRVVSKEELAREVWHQPRLNLDPTIDVHVSWLRRKLGETAANPRYVHTVRGVGVKLIDPCSASSSA comes from the coding sequence ATGGCGCTGGTGTTGCTGGTCGAGGACGACCACGCCGTCCGGAGGGCGATGACGGAGGCGCTGCGCGACGCCGGACACGTCGTGCAGCCGGTCGGCACCGCTCTCGACGCCCTGGGCACCGTCAGCAAGGACCACGACCTCGTCGTGCTGGACCTGAGCCTGCCGGACCTGGACGGAGTCAAGGCACTGCCCATGCTGCGCGGGGTCAACAAGGATGTGCCGGTGATCATCGCGACCGCCCGGACCGACGAGGCGACGCTCGTGCAGCTGCTCAACGAGGGCGCGGACGACTTCATCGCCAAGCCGTTCTCCAGCAACGTCCTGACCGCCAGGGTCGGCGCCGTCCTGCGCCGGTCCAAGGTCGCAGCGCCCGACGACGACGAGCCGATCAAGGTCGCCGACCTGGTCATCGACGAGGTCCGGCGGGTCGTGACCCTGGGCGGAAACCCGGTCGACCTCTCCCGCAGGCTGTTCGACCTGCTCGCCTACCTCGCGGCCCGGTGCGGGAGGGTCGTGTCGAAGGAGGAGCTGGCCCGTGAGGTGTGGCACCAGCCGAGGCTGAACCTGGACCCGACCATCGACGTGCACGTGTCGTGGCTGCGCCGCAAGCTCGGTGAGACCGCGGCCAACCCGCGGTACGTGCACACGGTCCGCGGGGTGGGCGTCAAGCTGATCGATCCGTGCAGCGCCTCGTCGTCCGCCTGA